GACCTCTCCGGGATCAGCGATACCATCATTCACTCGGTGGACAGTCGTTTGCGCCACCGGTCACTGACCCGGCGCATGGGCATACACATGGAAGGCAGCACTCCTTTCGTCTATTATACGTTCTTCATGAACCATGGAAGAAACCAGCGACAACCCACTATAAACGATCTGTTTCTCTGGGCAAACAGTGATGAAGAAGAGCTCCGGGAGTCGCCACTTGCAGAAGAGTTCTTATCGACAACCGACATCGGGTTGAACCTGATTTATCGTCCCCGCACATCCTCATCAGTTCCATTGGAATTGAGTATTACCACCAACTTTTTCATTAACCTGTACACCAACAAGATTACCTATCGCTTCTATGAAGACCGCCCTCCAAGCCCTCTGAACACTGCTGTAGCCCGTATTTCAGGCTACGATCTGGCCTTTGAGGGCAATCTATGGGATCGCCGCGTCAGGGGCCAGTGGGCCTACCAGA
This Candidatus Neomarinimicrobiota bacterium DNA region includes the following protein-coding sequences:
- a CDS encoding TonB-dependent receptor — encoded protein: DLSGISDTIIHSVDSRLRHRSLTRRMGIHMEGSTPFVYYTFFMNHGRNQRQPTINDLFLWANSDEEELRESPLAEEFLSTTDIGLNLIYRPRTSSSVPLELSITTNFFINLYTNKITYRFYEDRPPSPLNTAVARISGYDLAFEGNLWDRRVRGQWAYQSINLNDPLIFPNKPQFRMTYLMEFRLPWLVVGYDFYRDGPQFILYDGFVIAERIERRESANLNIILRWKVRRLQMSLAFTVRNLFSDLPVRADPLQNDAYSPFQYYESHRKIITFRVSL